In the Neomonachus schauinslandi chromosome 13, ASM220157v2, whole genome shotgun sequence genome, one interval contains:
- the LOC110569927 gene encoding 60S ribosomal protein L32-like produces the protein MATLRPLVKPKIVKKRTKKFIQHQSDRYVKIKHNWWKPRGIDNRVHRRFKGQNLMPNIGYENNKKTKHMLPSGFQKFLIHNVKELEVLLMCNKSYCAEIAHSVSSKNHKAIVERAAQLAITVNNPNARLRSKENE, from the coding sequence ATGGCTACCCTCAGACCTCTGGTGAAGCCCAAGATAGttaaaaagaggaccaagaagTTCATCCAGCACCAGTCAGACCGCTATGTCAAAATTAAGCACAACTGGTGGAAACCCAGAGGCATTGACAATAGGGTGCACAGAAGATTCAAGGGCCAGAACTTGATGCCCAACATTGGTTACgagaacaacaagaaaacaaagcacatgtTGCCCAGTGGCTTCCAGAAGTTCCTAATCCACAACGTCAAGGAGCTTGAAGTGCTGCTGATGTGCAACAAATCTTACTGTGCAGAGATTGCTCACAGTGTCTCCTCCAAGAACCACAAAGCTATTGTGGAAAGAGCAGCCCAGCTGGCAATCACAGTCAACAATCCCAATGCCAGGCTGcgcagcaaagaaaatgaatag